The Xanthomonas sontii genome contains a region encoding:
- a CDS encoding aminodeoxychorismate/anthranilate synthase component II — MLLMLDNYDSFTYNLVQYLQALGAEVKVVRNDALSVDEIERLAPERIVISPGPCTPNEAGVSLQLIERLGQRIPILGVCLGHQSIGQVYGGQVVRAGTIMHGKTSRIRHQGRGVFAGLPDRYEATRYHSLVVEKTTLPDCLEVTAWTEHDDGTVEEIMGLRHRQFPVEGVQFHPESILTEHGHALLKNFLER, encoded by the coding sequence ATGCTGCTGATGCTGGATAACTACGACAGCTTTACCTACAACCTCGTGCAGTACCTGCAGGCGCTCGGCGCCGAGGTCAAGGTAGTGCGCAACGATGCGCTCAGCGTGGACGAGATCGAGCGCCTGGCGCCCGAGCGCATCGTCATCTCGCCGGGGCCGTGCACGCCGAACGAGGCGGGCGTGTCGCTGCAACTGATCGAGCGACTGGGCCAGCGCATCCCGATCCTGGGCGTGTGCCTGGGCCACCAGAGCATCGGCCAGGTCTACGGTGGGCAGGTGGTGCGTGCCGGCACCATCATGCACGGCAAGACCTCGCGCATCCGCCACCAGGGCCGCGGCGTGTTCGCCGGCCTGCCGGACCGCTACGAGGCCACCCGCTACCACTCGCTGGTGGTGGAGAAGACCACGCTGCCCGACTGCCTGGAAGTGACGGCCTGGACCGAACACGACGACGGCACCGTGGAGGAGATCATGGGCCTGCGCCATCGCCAGTTCCCGGTCGAGGGCGTGCAGTTCCATCCCGAGTCCATCCTCACCGAGCATGGCCACGCCTTGCTGAAGAACTTCCTGGAGCGCTGA
- a CDS encoding SIMPL domain-containing protein codes for MRTLVAWVVAAVLALPAVASAQVNSLPSQPHLLVKGEAQREVVPDRFSLRINLRAVDMQPDLARKRIQASAEQILSALKRNRALQDSIMASSLQIQPSYRFSPQGGTQEFEGTEVKRSIGATFRSLDDARQFLSGFKTSREVELSGIQTSYSKEDEIRMQLKREAAEQTRVSAEGLAKAYGVRIQGLYTISDVAPSFSYGIQAGTWPAARNVRAGFVSSPEPPAPASDVGAIVDSLEAGTLTLSENVYAVFLIAQ; via the coding sequence ATTCGTACGCTCGTTGCCTGGGTCGTTGCCGCGGTGCTGGCCTTGCCGGCCGTCGCCAGCGCGCAGGTCAATAGCCTGCCGTCGCAGCCGCATCTGTTGGTGAAGGGGGAGGCGCAGCGCGAGGTGGTGCCGGACAGGTTCTCGCTACGCATCAACCTGCGCGCCGTGGATATGCAGCCCGACCTTGCTCGCAAGCGAATCCAGGCATCGGCGGAGCAGATTCTTTCAGCACTCAAAAGGAATCGTGCCTTGCAGGACAGCATCATGGCCTCCTCTTTGCAGATCCAACCCTCGTATCGCTTCTCGCCGCAAGGGGGAACTCAGGAGTTCGAGGGTACCGAGGTCAAGCGCAGCATTGGTGCCACGTTCCGGTCGCTCGACGATGCGCGCCAGTTCCTAAGCGGATTCAAGACCAGCCGTGAGGTCGAATTGTCTGGAATCCAGACTTCGTACAGCAAGGAGGACGAGATACGTATGCAGCTCAAGCGGGAAGCCGCCGAGCAGACCCGTGTTTCGGCAGAGGGGCTTGCCAAGGCCTATGGCGTTCGTATCCAGGGGCTTTACACCATCTCCGATGTCGCGCCTAGCTTTTCCTATGGCATCCAGGCCGGCACCTGGCCAGCCGCGCGCAACGTCCGCGCCGGCTTTGTGTCCTCTCCAGAGCCGCCGGCGCCAGCCAGCGACGTTGGCGCGATCGTCGACTCACTCGAAGCCGGCACCCTCACCCTCTCCGAAAACGTCTATGCGGTCTTCCTGATCGCGCAATGA
- a CDS encoding low specificity L-threonine aldolase yields MNAAASPRIGFRNDYSEGAHPRLLAALAAASVEQNAGYGLDRHSARAAQLIRAEIGCADADVHLLVGGTQTNLTAIAAFLRPHQAVIAAACGHIATHETGAIEATGHKVLTVDAADGRLTPERIAPLLAEHGNEHMVQPRLVYVSNTTEVGTIYRKHELQALRAFCDAQGLLLFLDGARIGSALTAAGNDLRMADVAALTDAFYIGGTKNGALLGEALVILNHGLKADFRYLLKQRGALLAKGMVLGTQFAALFEDGLFYELAVHANRMAARLREGLAAAGAEFASDSPTNQLFVILPAAAVETLAQRYDFERWQVLGDGRWVIRFVTSWATQADAVDTLIADFATLIHSGTPRAAG; encoded by the coding sequence GTGAACGCCGCCGCATCGCCGCGGATCGGCTTCCGCAACGACTACAGCGAAGGCGCGCATCCGCGCCTGCTCGCCGCGCTGGCCGCCGCCAGTGTCGAGCAGAACGCCGGCTATGGCCTGGACCGGCACAGCGCGCGCGCCGCGCAGCTGATCCGCGCCGAGATCGGCTGCGCCGACGCCGACGTGCACCTGCTGGTCGGCGGCACCCAGACCAACCTCACCGCCATCGCCGCATTCCTGCGCCCGCACCAGGCGGTGATCGCCGCGGCCTGCGGCCACATCGCCACCCACGAGACCGGCGCGATCGAGGCCACCGGCCACAAGGTGCTCACCGTGGACGCGGCCGACGGCCGGCTCACGCCGGAGCGGATCGCGCCGTTGCTGGCCGAGCACGGCAACGAGCACATGGTGCAGCCGCGGCTGGTCTACGTGTCCAACACCACCGAGGTCGGCACGATTTACCGCAAACACGAACTGCAGGCCTTGCGCGCGTTCTGCGACGCGCAAGGCCTGCTGCTGTTCCTGGACGGCGCGCGCATCGGCAGCGCGCTCACCGCCGCGGGCAACGACCTGCGCATGGCCGACGTCGCCGCGCTGACCGACGCGTTCTACATCGGCGGCACCAAGAATGGCGCGCTGCTCGGCGAGGCGCTGGTGATCCTCAACCACGGGTTGAAAGCGGATTTCCGCTACCTGCTCAAGCAGCGCGGCGCGCTGCTGGCCAAGGGCATGGTGCTGGGCACGCAGTTCGCCGCGCTGTTCGAGGACGGGCTGTTCTACGAACTGGCCGTGCACGCCAACCGCATGGCCGCGCGGCTGCGCGAGGGACTGGCCGCGGCCGGCGCGGAGTTCGCCTCGGATTCGCCGACCAACCAGCTGTTCGTGATCCTGCCTGCCGCCGCGGTCGAGACGCTGGCACAGCGCTACGACTTCGAGCGCTGGCAGGTGCTGGGCGACGGCCGCTGGGTGATCCGCTTCGTGACGTCGTGGGCGACGCAGGCCGATGCGGTCGACACGTTGATCGCGGATTTCGCCACGCTGATCCACTCCGGCACGCCGCGTGCGGCCGGCTGA
- the trpE gene encoding anthranilate synthase component I, whose translation MITREQFQRYAAEGHTRIPVVREVLSDLDTPLSVYLKLADAPHTYLFESVEGGERFGRYSIIGLPVRRVYTFRGHTLEVRDHGELIERREVADPFAEVEALRAQHVVPKLAGVPGFTGGLVGWFGFECIGYIEPRLAGAVARDELDTPDILLMLSEEVAVFDNLKGRLYLIVHADPAEADAWERAQARLDTLTTTLRQPGAGYPAPLARDVLDESDFVSGFTREGFIAAVEKSKDYIRAGDIFQVVLSQRLSVPFTARPVDVYRALRALNPSPYMYFLDVGDTQVVGSSPEILVRLENGQVTVRPIAGTRPRGKTPEEDQALEAELLADPKERAEHLMLIDLGRNDAGRVSQAGSVAVGERFVIERYSHVMHIVSEVTGTLLPGLSYADVLRATFPAGTVSGAPKIRALEVIRELEPIKRNVYAGSIGYLGWHGDADTAIAIRTAVIKHGRLHVQAGAGIVYDSDPQTEWDETMNKGRALFRAVAEAAKGL comes from the coding sequence TTGATTACCCGCGAGCAGTTCCAGCGCTACGCCGCTGAAGGTCACACCCGCATCCCCGTCGTCCGCGAAGTGCTGTCCGACCTGGACACGCCGCTGTCGGTCTATCTCAAGCTCGCCGACGCCCCGCATACCTACCTGTTCGAATCGGTCGAAGGCGGCGAACGCTTCGGGCGCTACTCGATCATCGGCCTGCCGGTGCGTCGCGTGTACACCTTCCGCGGGCACACCCTGGAGGTGCGCGACCATGGCGAGCTGATCGAGCGCCGCGAGGTGGCCGATCCCTTTGCCGAGGTCGAAGCGCTGCGCGCACAGCATGTGGTGCCCAAGCTGGCGGGCGTGCCCGGCTTCACCGGCGGCCTGGTCGGCTGGTTCGGCTTCGAATGCATCGGTTATATCGAGCCGCGCCTGGCCGGCGCCGTCGCCCGCGACGAGCTGGACACGCCTGACATCCTGCTGATGCTGTCCGAGGAAGTGGCGGTCTTCGACAACCTCAAGGGCCGCCTGTACCTGATCGTGCATGCCGACCCGGCCGAAGCCGACGCCTGGGAGCGCGCGCAGGCACGCCTGGATACGCTCACCACGACGTTGCGCCAGCCCGGCGCCGGCTACCCCGCGCCGTTGGCGCGCGACGTGCTGGACGAGAGCGACTTCGTCTCCGGCTTCACCCGCGAGGGCTTCATCGCCGCGGTGGAGAAATCCAAGGACTACATCCGCGCCGGCGACATCTTCCAGGTGGTGCTGAGCCAGCGCCTGAGCGTGCCGTTCACCGCGCGCCCGGTGGACGTGTACCGCGCGCTGCGCGCGCTGAATCCGTCGCCGTACATGTATTTCCTCGACGTCGGCGACACCCAGGTGGTCGGCTCCTCGCCGGAGATCCTGGTGCGGCTGGAAAACGGCCAGGTCACCGTGCGCCCGATCGCCGGCACCCGCCCGCGCGGCAAGACCCCGGAAGAGGACCAGGCGCTGGAGGCGGAACTGCTGGCCGATCCGAAGGAGCGCGCCGAGCACCTGATGCTGATCGACCTGGGCCGCAACGATGCCGGCCGGGTCTCGCAGGCCGGCAGCGTCGCGGTCGGCGAACGCTTCGTGATCGAGCGCTACAGCCACGTCATGCACATCGTCAGCGAAGTCACCGGCACCCTGCTGCCCGGCCTCAGCTACGCCGACGTGCTGCGCGCCACTTTCCCTGCCGGCACCGTCAGCGGCGCGCCGAAGATCCGCGCGCTGGAAGTCATCCGCGAGCTGGAGCCGATCAAGCGCAACGTCTACGCCGGCAGCATCGGCTACCTCGGCTGGCACGGCGACGCCGATACCGCCATCGCCATCCGCACCGCGGTGATCAAGCACGGCCGCCTGCACGTGCAGGCCGGCGCCGGCATCGTCTACGACTCCGACCCGCAGACCGAATGGGACGAGACGATGAACAAGGGTCGCGCGCTGTTCCGTGCGGTCGCCGAAGCGGCGAAGGGGCTGTGA
- the yegS gene encoding lipid kinase YegS, with product MAAAHWRLILNGKSAGDEALREAVMAMRARGVALQVRVTWEQGDAERYVAEAVADGAACIVAAGGDGTLSEVATALAHRQEPGNALPALGLVALGTANDFATATGLPLPPLEALELIARTPALPIDLLRIEAEHGPHWCANVASGGFGTQVTVETDEGLKKMLGGLAYLVTGMSRLGRIDPIRARFEGPDFAWEGDFIALGLGNGRQAGGGQVLCPDALLDDGLLDLTLVPELTGEVAATLGTLVTSGKQAALERVAVRARLPWLRIEAAQPLTLNLDGEPETSRHFRIDCVPGRLRMHLPPDSPLLQAPER from the coding sequence ATGGCTGCAGCGCATTGGCGTCTGATCCTCAACGGCAAATCGGCCGGCGACGAGGCGTTGCGCGAGGCGGTCATGGCCATGCGTGCGCGCGGCGTGGCACTGCAGGTGCGGGTCACCTGGGAGCAGGGCGATGCCGAGCGCTACGTGGCCGAAGCGGTGGCCGATGGTGCTGCGTGCATCGTCGCCGCCGGCGGCGACGGCACCCTCAGCGAGGTCGCCACGGCGCTGGCGCATCGCCAGGAACCGGGCAACGCGCTGCCGGCCCTGGGGCTGGTGGCGCTGGGCACGGCCAACGATTTCGCCACCGCGACCGGTCTCCCGCTGCCGCCGCTGGAGGCACTGGAACTGATCGCCCGCACGCCGGCGCTGCCGATCGACCTGTTGCGCATCGAGGCCGAGCACGGCCCGCACTGGTGCGCCAACGTCGCCAGCGGCGGCTTCGGCACCCAGGTCACGGTGGAGACCGACGAAGGCCTGAAGAAGATGCTCGGCGGGCTGGCCTACCTGGTCACCGGCATGAGCCGGCTGGGCCGGATCGATCCGATCCGGGCCCGCTTCGAAGGGCCGGACTTTGCCTGGGAAGGCGATTTCATCGCGCTCGGCCTGGGCAACGGCCGCCAGGCCGGTGGCGGCCAGGTGCTGTGCCCGGACGCGCTGCTCGACGACGGCCTGCTCGACCTGACCCTGGTGCCGGAGCTGACCGGCGAGGTCGCCGCGACCCTGGGCACCCTGGTCACGTCCGGCAAGCAGGCCGCGCTGGAGCGGGTGGCGGTGCGCGCGCGCCTGCCGTGGCTGCGGATCGAGGCGGCGCAGCCGCTGACCCTGAATCTGGACGGCGAGCCGGAAACCTCGCGCCACTTCCGCATCGACTGCGTGCCCGGGCGCCTGCGCATGCATCTGCCGCCGGACTCGCCGCTGCTGCAGGCGCCAGAGCGCTAA
- a CDS encoding GNAT family N-acetyltransferase — protein MAALHIRPAVADDAALILRLVRDLARYERAEDAVQTDEAGLRATLFGADARAQALICEADGQPIGYAVYFYNYSTWLGRNGLYLEDLYVDPAHRGVGAGKALLQHLARQAVAEGCGRFEWSVLDWNQPAIDFYEAVGARAQDEWTVYRLQGEALARFAAG, from the coding sequence ATGGCGGCGCTGCACATCCGCCCGGCGGTGGCCGACGATGCGGCGCTGATCCTGCGCCTGGTCCGCGACCTGGCCCGCTACGAGCGTGCCGAGGACGCGGTGCAGACCGACGAGGCCGGCCTGCGCGCGACGCTGTTCGGCGCCGATGCCCGCGCGCAGGCGCTGATCTGCGAGGCCGACGGCCAGCCGATCGGCTACGCGGTGTACTTCTACAACTACTCCACCTGGCTCGGCCGCAACGGCCTGTACCTGGAAGACCTGTACGTGGACCCGGCGCACCGCGGCGTGGGCGCCGGCAAGGCGCTGCTGCAGCACCTGGCGCGGCAGGCGGTGGCCGAGGGCTGCGGCCGCTTCGAATGGTCGGTGCTGGACTGGAACCAGCCGGCGATCGACTTCTACGAAGCGGTCGGCGCCCGCGCGCAGGACGAGTGGACCGTCTACCGCCTGCAGGGCGAGGCGCTGGCCAGGTTCGCGGCCGGCTGA
- the rpe gene encoding ribulose-phosphate 3-epimerase, translated as MSDCIISPSILSADFARLGEEVDAVLRAGADWIHFDVMDNHYVPNLTIGPMVCQALRKHGVTAPIDVHLMVEPVDRLIPDFAEAGASIISFHPEASRHVHRSIQLIKSHGCKAGLVLNPATPVDILDWVLDDLDLVLVMSVNPGFGGQAFIPSALDKLRAIRARIDASGKPIRLEIDGGVKPDNIAAIAAAGADTFVAGSAIFNAPDYAEVITQMRAAVAGR; from the coding sequence ATGTCCGACTGCATCATCTCCCCGTCCATCCTATCCGCCGATTTCGCCCGCCTCGGCGAGGAAGTGGATGCCGTGCTGCGCGCCGGCGCCGACTGGATCCACTTCGACGTGATGGACAATCATTACGTGCCGAACCTCACCATCGGCCCGATGGTCTGCCAGGCGCTGCGCAAGCACGGCGTCACCGCGCCGATCGACGTGCATCTGATGGTGGAACCGGTGGACCGGCTGATCCCGGATTTCGCCGAGGCCGGCGCCAGCATCATCAGCTTCCATCCCGAGGCCAGCCGCCACGTGCACCGCAGCATCCAGCTGATCAAGTCGCACGGCTGCAAGGCCGGCCTGGTGCTCAACCCGGCCACCCCGGTGGACATCCTCGACTGGGTGCTGGACGACCTGGACCTGGTGCTGGTGATGTCGGTCAACCCGGGCTTCGGCGGCCAGGCCTTCATTCCCTCGGCGCTGGACAAGCTGCGCGCGATCCGCGCCCGCATCGACGCCAGCGGCAAGCCGATCCGGCTGGAGATCGACGGCGGGGTCAAGCCGGACAACATCGCCGCGATCGCTGCCGCCGGCGCCGACACCTTCGTCGCCGGCTCGGCCATCTTCAACGCGCCGGACTACGCCGAGGTGATCACGCAGATGCGCGCCGCGGTGGCGGGGCGCTGA
- a CDS encoding DnaJ family molecular chaperone: MPWYGKLLGAIAGALLLRPTPVLGALIGLLIGHAFDADWFKLSQREDPYRELGLTRDATDAEIELAYRRLMSQYHPDKVASASPELRARAEKKASQLNTAYDRIRTLRKR; the protein is encoded by the coding sequence ATGCCCTGGTACGGAAAACTGCTCGGCGCCATCGCCGGGGCCCTGCTGCTGCGGCCCACGCCGGTGCTGGGCGCGTTGATCGGGCTGCTGATCGGGCACGCCTTCGACGCCGACTGGTTCAAGCTGTCCCAGCGCGAGGATCCCTACCGGGAACTGGGGCTGACCCGCGACGCCACCGACGCCGAAATCGAACTGGCCTATCGCCGGCTGATGTCCCAGTACCACCCCGACAAGGTCGCCAGCGCCAGCCCCGAGTTGCGTGCCCGCGCCGAGAAGAAGGCCAGCCAGCTCAACACCGCCTACGACCGTATCCGCACCCTGCGCAAGCGCTGA
- a CDS encoding phosphoribosylaminoimidazolesuccinocarboxamide synthase gives MSTTLLQSDLPGLPLRHRGKVRDVFDIPRERLPADAPPGDYLLMVATDRLSAFDVVLPDPIPGKGEMLCQVSNFWFKKTEHLMPNHLTGIDVAAVLPEGVDKALYAKRAVVTRKLKPVPVEAIARGYLIGSGWKDYQRTGKVSGIELPDGLRQAEKLAEPIFTPSTKAAVGDHDENIDFDAMVKTVGAELAERVRDATLRIYRFAADFAAERGILLADTKFEFGTDADGRLYIMDEMLTPDSSRYWPADQYEVGTSPPSYDKQFVRDYLETLDWGKTAPGPRLPQEVIDRTRAKYAEALQRLAGISVD, from the coding sequence GTGTCCACCACGCTGTTGCAATCCGATCTGCCCGGCCTGCCCTTGCGCCACCGCGGCAAAGTCCGCGACGTGTTCGATATTCCCCGCGAGCGCTTGCCGGCCGACGCGCCGCCCGGCGACTACCTGCTGATGGTGGCCACCGACCGCCTCTCCGCGTTCGACGTGGTGCTGCCCGACCCGATCCCGGGCAAGGGCGAGATGCTGTGCCAGGTCTCCAACTTCTGGTTCAAGAAGACCGAGCACCTGATGCCCAACCACCTCACCGGCATCGACGTGGCCGCGGTGCTGCCCGAGGGCGTGGACAAGGCCCTGTACGCCAAGCGCGCGGTGGTGACCCGCAAGCTCAAGCCGGTGCCGGTGGAAGCCATCGCCCGCGGCTACCTGATCGGCAGCGGCTGGAAGGACTACCAGCGCACCGGCAAGGTCAGCGGCATCGAACTGCCCGACGGCCTGCGCCAGGCCGAGAAGCTGGCCGAACCGATCTTCACCCCGTCGACCAAGGCCGCGGTGGGCGATCACGACGAGAACATCGACTTCGACGCCATGGTCAAGACCGTGGGCGCCGAACTGGCCGAGCGCGTGCGCGACGCCACCCTGCGCATCTACCGCTTCGCCGCCGACTTCGCCGCCGAGCGCGGCATCCTGCTCGCCGACACCAAGTTCGAGTTCGGCACCGACGCCGACGGCCGCCTGTACATCATGGACGAGATGCTGACCCCGGACTCCTCGCGCTACTGGCCGGCCGACCAGTACGAAGTCGGGACCAGCCCGCCGAGCTACGACAAGCAGTTCGTGCGCGACTACCTGGAGACGCTGGACTGGGGCAAGACCGCGCCCGGCCCGCGCCTGCCGCAGGAGGTGATCGACCGCACCCGCGCCAAGTACGCCGAAGCGCTGCAGCGGCTGGCGGGGATTTCGGTCGACTGA
- a CDS encoding IS5 family transposase (programmed frameshift): MSKTITSRPSRYELTQSQWERIEDLLPGKASDPGRTAADNRTFVNGVLWVLRSGARWSDLPPRYGAYKSVHKRFTRWAAKGVWERIFQSLTRARDNEYLMIDSSIVRAHAQAATGKRGASDSALGRSRGGLSTKIHLAVDSQGRPVRVVLTGGQRNDITQARALLAGFKPKYVLADKGYDSRELVALIRSRGAKAVIPPRSCQRPRRYDKARYRLRNRIERCFAKLKQFRRIATRFDRKPTHFLAFLYLASIPMWLK, encoded by the exons ATGTCGAAGACCATCACGTCGCGGCCCAGCCGCTATGAATTGACCCAGAGCCAATGGGAGCGGATCGAAGACTTGCTTCCAGGCAAAGCCAGTGACCCGGGCCGCACAGCAGCGGACAACCGGACTTTCGTCAATGGCGTGCTGTGGGTGTTGCGCTCCGGCGCACGCTGGAGTGATCTGCCGCCGCGCTACGGGGCCTACAAAAGCGTGCACAAACGCTTTACCCGTTGGGCCGCCAAGGGCGTCTGGGAGCGGATTTTCCAGAGCCTGACTCGGGCTCGAGACAACGAGTACCTGATGATCGATAGCAGCATCGTCCGGGCGCATGCACAAGCGGCGACCG GGAAAAGGGGGGCTTCGGACTCGGCTCTGGGGCGCTCCCGAGGAGGCCTGAGCACAAAGATCCACTTGGCCGTGGACAGCCAGGGCCGGCCGGTGCGGGTCGTGCTGACAGGTGGGCAGCGTAACGACATCACGCAAGCGCGCGCCTTGTTGGCCGGGTTCAAGCCGAAATATGTGCTAGCCGACAAGGGTTATGACAGTCGGGAACTGGTGGCGTTGATCAGGTCACGAGGCGCCAAGGCGGTGATCCCTCCACGCAGTTGCCAGCGGCCGCGCCGCTACGACAAAGCACGCTACCGGTTACGCAATCGCATCGAACGTTGCTTCGCCAAGCTCAAACAGTTCCGCCGTATCGCCACGCGCTTCGATCGCAAGCCAACTCATTTCTTGGCTTTCCTGTATCTGGCCTCTATCCCAATGTGGCTGAAATGA
- a CDS encoding peptidoglycan-binding protein, producing the protein MATDRENQMLRAAYAAGITQPRELANFMAQVGHESGGLSKLEESFNYTKGIGQITANVRSALREGPEALESARVEALRGRPERLGELMYGNRRDLGNDQPGDGYLYHGRGYMQLTGKAQYRAAGEALGLDLVNRPELASQPENASRIATWYWQQKVPEEQRNSVQNAGATINGANPPNGLADRERRFEHWQRTLTPELMQNLAAGRLGEPVAAPTQGHRPATANAGASHSNFQQTMERMLPSQGKVDPHITGHYGEQRARGPHGGTDFNYEGGQTGINRQHPTVHAPISGTVTFSGGQYGTVKIRDAQGNSHEILHLDSRSVKEGDTVRAGDPIGTMGGRGPNGASQYAQHVHYQMHDANGKAVSPETWWNRGQQVDASARDQAQRGNGTLRQGDHGSEVRELQQHLNRLGIRDAQGRPLAEDGRFGDNTHEAVTALQKQRGLTQDGIVGRDTRAGLAAAEQAQKGPQLGEPGHPDTPLYDKMRTEADRAAKQADPQHAKLSNEAVANLTLQAKQAGIDHPDKLKEVSMRGETAFVAGTTPGFRAVVDLQQQAPPLEQTSAQLARQSAQQQESVQREQQQETNKSMARA; encoded by the coding sequence ATGGCAACAGACAGAGAGAACCAGATGCTCCGCGCCGCCTACGCGGCCGGCATCACACAGCCCAGGGAACTGGCGAATTTCATGGCGCAGGTGGGCCATGAGTCCGGCGGACTTTCCAAGCTCGAGGAAAGCTTCAATTACACCAAGGGAATCGGACAGATCACGGCCAATGTGCGTTCTGCGTTGCGCGAAGGGCCGGAGGCGCTCGAAAGCGCGCGCGTCGAGGCGCTCAGGGGACGACCCGAACGGCTCGGCGAACTCATGTACGGCAATCGACGGGATCTCGGCAACGATCAGCCGGGAGACGGCTATCTGTATCACGGCCGTGGCTACATGCAATTGACCGGCAAGGCGCAGTACCGCGCGGCTGGCGAGGCGTTGGGGCTGGATCTGGTCAATCGGCCAGAACTGGCATCTCAGCCCGAGAACGCCTCGCGCATCGCCACTTGGTACTGGCAGCAGAAAGTTCCCGAGGAACAGCGCAACAGCGTCCAAAACGCGGGTGCCACCATCAACGGCGCCAACCCACCGAACGGCCTGGCGGATCGCGAGAGGCGTTTCGAACACTGGCAACGAACGCTGACACCCGAGTTGATGCAGAACCTGGCAGCGGGACGGCTGGGTGAGCCCGTGGCTGCACCCACGCAGGGCCATCGTCCGGCGACCGCCAACGCAGGGGCGTCTCACAGCAACTTCCAGCAGACCATGGAACGCATGCTGCCCAGCCAGGGCAAGGTCGATCCGCACATCACCGGGCACTACGGCGAACAGCGCGCCCGCGGCCCGCACGGCGGCACCGACTTCAACTACGAAGGCGGCCAGACCGGCATCAACCGGCAGCACCCGACGGTGCACGCACCGATCTCCGGCACGGTGACCTTCTCCGGCGGCCAGTACGGCACGGTGAAGATCCGCGACGCGCAGGGCAACTCGCACGAAATCCTGCACCTGGATTCACGCTCGGTGAAAGAAGGCGATACCGTGCGCGCCGGCGATCCGATCGGCACCATGGGCGGACGCGGCCCGAATGGGGCGAGCCAGTATGCCCAGCACGTGCATTACCAGATGCACGATGCGAACGGGAAGGCCGTCAGCCCGGAGACGTGGTGGAACCGCGGCCAGCAGGTCGACGCGTCTGCGCGCGATCAGGCCCAGCGCGGCAACGGCACGCTGCGTCAGGGCGACCACGGCTCGGAAGTGCGCGAGTTACAGCAGCACCTCAATCGCCTCGGCATCCGCGACGCGCAGGGCCGTCCGCTGGCCGAGGACGGGCGCTTCGGCGACAACACCCATGAGGCGGTCACCGCCCTGCAGAAACAACGCGGCCTCACCCAGGACGGCATCGTCGGCCGCGACACCCGGGCCGGGCTGGCGGCCGCCGAGCAGGCCCAGAAAGGCCCGCAGCTCGGCGAGCCGGGACATCCGGATACGCCGCTGTACGACAAGATGCGCACGGAGGCCGATCGTGCCGCCAAGCAGGCCGATCCGCAACACGCCAAGCTGTCGAACGAAGCCGTGGCCAACCTGACCCTGCAGGCCAAGCAGGCCGGGATCGACCACCCGGACAAGCTGAAGGAAGTCAGCATGCGTGGTGAAACGGCCTTCGTCGCCGGGACCACGCCGGGCTTCCGTGCGGTGGTGGATCTGCAGCAGCAAGCACCGCCGCTGGAGCAGACCAGCGCACAACTGGCTCGCCAGTCCGCGCAGCAGCAGGAGTCGGTGCAGCGGGAGCAGCAGCAGGAGACGAACAAGAGCATGGCGCGCGCCTGA
- a CDS encoding DUF962 domain-containing protein, with the protein MDTTAYARPIDRYFASYSDDHRNAANQRIHVVAVPAILWSVVALLWCIPVGGTWFQSGLWAALGMFAAWMYYNRLSRPLGYGMLAAFFFCGCLCRLLEAHLGLPGLLWLAIGVFVVAWIAQFIGHALEGHRPSFLTDLTYLLIGPAWVLAKLYRRMHWRY; encoded by the coding sequence ATGGATACCACCGCCTACGCGCGCCCGATCGACCGCTATTTCGCCAGCTATTCCGACGATCACCGCAATGCCGCCAACCAGCGCATCCACGTGGTCGCGGTGCCGGCGATCTTGTGGTCGGTGGTGGCCCTGCTGTGGTGCATCCCGGTCGGCGGCACCTGGTTCCAGAGCGGGCTGTGGGCGGCGCTGGGCATGTTCGCGGCATGGATGTACTACAACCGCCTGTCGCGCCCGCTGGGCTACGGCATGCTGGCGGCGTTCTTCTTCTGCGGCTGCCTGTGCCGGCTGCTGGAGGCGCACCTGGGCCTGCCGGGGCTGCTGTGGCTGGCGATCGGCGTGTTCGTGGTGGCCTGGATCGCGCAGTTCATCGGACATGCGCTGGAAGGCCACCGACCCAGCTTCCTCACCGATCTGACCTATCTGCTGATCGGCCCGGCCTGGGTGCTGGCCAAGCTGTACCGGCGCATGCACTGGCGCTACTGA